A genomic segment from Candidatus Neomarinimicrobiota bacterium encodes:
- a CDS encoding right-handed parallel beta-helix repeat-containing protein has translation MTRRHRVVFGLLAVMSGLGVLMVSCDNPFMPELSKDEDFFELDHDFEGGPRILNDVPITLTWTEVTIPDFKSFTVYRTAVGSAKEYWVVRREIVNPLVVSYTDTIDDDETFQYKVRIEDNSGNYREVETDLIKLRTTHIVVPDEYQALQEAYNTPFIDDGDTIYVNPGTYVHPFKFLGKDVFIRSVAGREETVLKRGGTVFSMNRGVLSGFTITRGSVDLHGTARLEDCLITGIYTFDISLGDGYNERSAVTVRDSAELRNCVIEDNTKRPFWGEGGGNGGGVSIHDRARLRNSRITNNWSGNRGGGLSIHGEPTLTNCIIDNNYALNGGGGILVDATSSPTIVNCVIVGNESGLHNDQWSQARGKGNIYIMNSIVGKGGTYRYGGGEGVLWRNASYSAIAGETEGMGNIDTLHPRFVDFSGADFHLKDDSPCIDTGNPAPEYNDPDGSSNDMGAYGGLFGDAW, from the coding sequence ATGACCCGACGACATCGAGTGGTATTCGGCCTTCTTGCGGTGATGTCGGGACTGGGCGTTCTCATGGTCTCGTGTGATAATCCGTTTATGCCGGAACTGTCGAAAGATGAGGATTTTTTCGAGCTCGATCACGATTTTGAGGGAGGTCCGCGGATTTTGAATGACGTTCCTATCACGCTCACCTGGACGGAAGTCACCATTCCGGATTTCAAAAGTTTTACGGTCTACCGGACTGCGGTTGGTAGCGCCAAAGAGTACTGGGTAGTAAGGAGAGAGATTGTGAATCCACTGGTGGTGAGTTATACAGATACCATTGATGATGATGAGACATTTCAGTACAAGGTTCGAATTGAGGATAACAGCGGAAACTACAGAGAGGTTGAAACAGACCTCATTAAGCTCCGGACGACGCATATCGTGGTCCCTGATGAATACCAGGCGCTGCAGGAAGCGTACAATACACCTTTTATCGACGATGGAGATACCATTTATGTCAACCCCGGAACCTACGTTCATCCATTTAAATTCTTGGGTAAAGACGTATTTATCAGGAGTGTAGCTGGAAGGGAGGAAACTGTGCTGAAGCGTGGAGGCACGGTGTTCTCCATGAACCGTGGAGTTTTGAGCGGTTTTACCATTACCCGGGGCTCGGTAGACCTGCACGGCACAGCCCGGCTGGAGGACTGCCTCATTACAGGGATCTACACGTTTGACATATCGTTGGGGGATGGATACAACGAACGATCGGCGGTCACGGTTCGTGACAGCGCCGAGCTGAGGAACTGCGTGATTGAGGATAATACCAAGCGTCCCTTCTGGGGGGAAGGCGGCGGCAACGGCGGTGGTGTGAGCATTCATGACCGTGCCAGGCTCCGGAATTCCCGAATCACTAACAACTGGTCGGGCAACCGAGGGGGCGGTCTATCCATTCACGGTGAGCCGACTCTGACAAACTGTATCATAGACAATAACTACGCCTTGAACGGGGGTGGAGGAATCCTCGTCGATGCTACGTCCAGCCCGACTATTGTAAATTGCGTGATCGTTGGAAATGAATCGGGGCTTCATAATGATCAATGGAGTCAGGCGCGGGGAAAAGGCAATATTTATATAATGAATAGTATTGTGGGTAAAGGGGGGACCTACCGGTACGGAGGTGGAGAAGGTGTCCTCTGGAGAAACGCATCGTACAGCGCCATCGCCGGTGAAACAGAGGGTATGGGTAACATCGATACCCTTCACCCACGTTTTGTCGATTTCAGCGGAGCCGATTTTCATCTGAAGGACGATTCTCCCTGCATCGATACCGGCAACCCCGCACCGGAATACAACGATCCCGACGGGTCAAGTAATGACATGGGCGCGTACGGAGGACTGTTTGGTGATGCATGGTAA
- a CDS encoding PorV/PorQ family protein, whose protein sequence is MKKLLCLFVTAAVLAPLAGQDDGEFTKGGTSAAQFLKFPVDARSSSLGGTHSGIYGDVASLHWNPAGIAAIDRFALAVSYFDLFVGIKHSFLGFVTKVGGSGAIGISAIVLSSGVIEETTIDEPEGTGAIFSVMNYALGLSYARYMTQWLMLGATVKYVREDLWHETAQAVAVDIGSVLETGIWGMKLGMSVSNLGPDMTLEGQDLLLPLEQPGFTDARGARLKTEAWPLPWRFQAGVAVDIIGGSNQTFSSDVSRVTVLSQYEEVNDAGTRGNFGIEYQWNKMVSIRTGYFSGYDTARLSYGLGGSFSMGTNQLQLDYALVDFARLGYVHQTTLGVKF, encoded by the coding sequence ATGAAGAAGTTGTTATGTCTGTTCGTTACCGCTGCCGTCCTGGCTCCACTCGCCGGTCAGGATGACGGGGAATTCACCAAGGGCGGCACGTCCGCAGCCCAATTCCTGAAGTTCCCCGTGGACGCTCGCTCGTCTTCCCTGGGTGGTACGCATTCGGGAATCTACGGGGATGTGGCTTCCCTTCACTGGAATCCCGCGGGGATCGCCGCAATCGACAGGTTTGCTTTGGCTGTTTCCTATTTCGATTTGTTCGTGGGAATCAAACATTCCTTCCTCGGTTTTGTCACCAAGGTGGGAGGAAGCGGTGCCATTGGTATCAGTGCAATCGTTCTCAGTTCAGGGGTAATTGAAGAGACGACGATTGATGAGCCTGAGGGGACAGGTGCAATATTCAGCGTGATGAACTATGCACTGGGTCTGAGCTATGCAAGGTACATGACACAGTGGCTGATGCTCGGTGCAACGGTCAAATACGTAAGAGAAGACCTCTGGCACGAGACAGCACAGGCAGTGGCAGTTGACATCGGATCGGTCCTCGAAACAGGGATATGGGGCATGAAGCTGGGAATGAGCGTCTCTAACCTGGGACCGGATATGACACTTGAAGGTCAAGATCTCCTCCTACCGCTGGAGCAGCCCGGATTTACTGATGCCAGAGGGGCTAGACTCAAGACCGAAGCTTGGCCATTACCATGGAGATTTCAGGCGGGCGTGGCGGTGGACATCATTGGTGGATCCAACCAGACCTTTTCCAGTGACGTTTCCCGCGTCACGGTGCTGAGCCAGTACGAAGAAGTCAATGACGCAGGGACCAGGGGCAATTTTGGAATTGAATACCAGTGGAACAAGATGGTGTCAATCAGGACAGGATATTTCTCCGGATACGATACCGCAAGACTTTCCTACGGTCTCGGTGGATCCTTCAGTATGGGAACTAACCAGTTGCAGCTCGACTACGCCCTGGTCGATTTTGCCAGATTGGGCTATGTTCACCAGACCACTCTGGGCGTGAAGTTTTAG
- a CDS encoding S9 family peptidase gives MASEASKQKPPVGKVSPKRLEEHGNVRIDNYYWLKERDDPEVISYLEAENEYTEAVMAHTEKFQEFLFEEIKGRIKQTDISVPYRLDDYYYYYRYEDGKEYPIHCRKRDSLDGPEEIMLDVNLVARGHEFCSVRGREVSSGQNILAFAVDTIGRRKYTIHFKNLDNGEAYGDVITEVSGNLAWANDNKTLFYAKQDSLTLRSYQIYRHALGTDVSQDELVYEEKDETFSSYVWRTKSKKYLMIGSFQTLSHEYRFLDADDPSGEFKVFLKREPDHEYDVDHFQDKFYIRTNFRARNFRLMETPTEKTGRENWRELIPNRDDVFLSGFTLFRDHLVLQERKKGLVHIRIVPWSDEEEHDLDFGEPAYLAYVANNPDMNTPVLRYGYTSMTTPNSVFDYNMETRDKTLMKRDEVLGGFDSNNYETLRLFATADDGIEIPISIVYRKGKKNGGNPLLLYGYGSYGASMDATFSSPRLSLIDRGFIYAIAHVRGGQELGRAWYEDGKLLKKKNTFTDFIACAEYLIQEGYTSSDELYAMGGSAGGLLMGAVVNMAPDLFNGVVARVPWVDIVTTMLDSEIPLTTSEYDEWGDPNDKKYYDYMLSYSPYDNVVARDYPNLLVTTGLHDSQVQYWEPAKWVAKLRAVKTDGNRLLLKTNMQAGHGGRTGRYKRYEDTAFIYAFLLDLAEITK, from the coding sequence ATGGCCTCTGAAGCGTCAAAACAAAAACCCCCGGTTGGCAAGGTCAGTCCAAAACGTTTGGAAGAACATGGGAATGTCCGGATTGACAATTACTACTGGCTGAAGGAACGGGACGACCCAGAGGTCATCAGCTACCTTGAGGCAGAGAATGAGTATACCGAAGCCGTCATGGCCCACACGGAGAAGTTCCAGGAGTTTCTCTTTGAAGAAATCAAAGGGAGAATCAAGCAGACAGACATTTCCGTTCCATACAGACTGGATGATTACTACTATTATTACAGGTACGAAGATGGAAAAGAGTATCCTATCCACTGCCGTAAGCGGGACTCTCTTGATGGACCTGAGGAGATAATGCTTGATGTCAATCTGGTGGCCAGGGGACACGAATTCTGTTCCGTTCGAGGACGTGAAGTGAGTTCGGGACAGAATATTCTCGCTTTTGCCGTTGACACGATCGGTCGGCGCAAATACACAATCCATTTCAAGAACCTTGATAACGGGGAGGCGTACGGGGACGTGATCACAGAGGTCAGCGGAAACTTGGCGTGGGCAAACGACAACAAAACTCTGTTCTACGCCAAACAGGATTCCCTCACCCTCCGGTCGTATCAGATATACCGCCACGCTCTGGGGACGGACGTATCCCAGGATGAGCTGGTGTACGAGGAAAAAGACGAGACGTTTTCGAGTTATGTGTGGAGAACGAAGTCGAAAAAGTATCTGATGATAGGCTCTTTCCAGACTCTGAGTCATGAATACAGATTCCTGGACGCGGACGATCCCTCAGGTGAATTCAAGGTGTTTCTGAAACGCGAGCCTGATCATGAGTACGATGTGGATCATTTTCAGGACAAGTTTTACATTCGAACGAATTTCCGTGCCAGGAATTTTCGTCTTATGGAGACACCAACGGAGAAAACGGGCAGAGAAAACTGGAGGGAGCTGATCCCGAACCGGGACGATGTATTCTTGTCGGGATTCACCCTTTTCAGGGATCACCTGGTACTCCAAGAGAGGAAGAAAGGACTGGTTCATATTCGCATCGTACCGTGGAGTGATGAGGAAGAACATGATCTTGATTTCGGCGAACCGGCCTACCTGGCGTACGTGGCTAATAATCCTGACATGAATACTCCTGTTCTCCGGTACGGGTATACCTCGATGACCACACCGAATTCCGTCTTTGATTACAACATGGAGACACGTGATAAGACGCTGATGAAACGGGACGAGGTGTTGGGTGGTTTCGATTCCAACAATTATGAAACGCTGCGTCTGTTCGCTACGGCGGATGATGGCATCGAGATTCCCATATCCATCGTCTACCGCAAAGGCAAGAAGAATGGCGGCAATCCACTGCTGTTGTACGGATACGGTTCATACGGAGCAAGCATGGATGCGACTTTCAGCTCTCCAAGACTGAGTCTTATAGATCGAGGTTTCATCTATGCCATCGCCCACGTGCGGGGAGGACAAGAGCTTGGACGTGCGTGGTATGAGGATGGGAAGCTGTTGAAGAAAAAGAATACGTTTACCGATTTCATCGCATGCGCAGAATATCTCATCCAGGAAGGGTACACCAGTTCAGATGAATTGTATGCCATGGGTGGGAGCGCGGGAGGATTGCTGATGGGTGCGGTTGTTAATATGGCTCCAGATCTATTTAACGGAGTTGTGGCCAGGGTGCCTTGGGTTGATATCGTTACCACCATGCTTGACTCGGAAATTCCTCTTACCACGAGTGAATATGACGAATGGGGAGATCCCAATGATAAGAAATACTACGACTATATGTTGTCCTACTCTCCTTACGATAATGTTGTGGCCCGGGACTATCCAAATCTTCTGGTAACGACGGGATTGCACGATTCCCAGGTCCAATACTGGGAGCCTGCAAAGTGGGTCGCCAAGCTGCGGGCAGTGAAGACAGACGGCAATAGGCTCCTCTTAAAAACCAACATGCAAGCCGGACACGGGGGACGTACCGGTAGATACAAGCGCTATGAGGATACCGCGTTCATCTATGCCTTCCTCCTCGATCTTGCGGAAATTACCAAATGA
- a CDS encoding TonB-dependent receptor has translation MVRTKLIRAFSTFAALMVTTGFASGAVEGTVLDGETSKPIVGANVVILGTDQGGTTDGEGRFKIEWEGVYPVTLLVSHIAYDSKEMDILFPGSVTVSLASKILRGEEVFVVGERTRSQREVSTAMDVVEIESIESQGARDVGSALRRISSLYVDQSSSGAQTVSIRGSNANEVAVYLDGVKINSANTGVADLSQIDLYSIDRIEVLRGGNAYLFGQGNLGGVLNLSSHSLAENDFSFDWGEGLSFDDDLDLSVGGSRVLGPLAFGGRFSGRYRAYEGRTLTASGFSSLLGDLDFSKGKTRARWYRLQNALTYPSGKVASGDQQTVGSVHYTGNILGTSGWELFSGNRSWFEVNNFFVNMNQELDDKTVSYRIGKSLHLRILEASFQIEREDQTFTADRTFRNPDRNTYTDSDNELSRLSDGLVLATRWMNQNEEAALLRFHVEVSGRFDRIVTHRRQQQVTSSASGVRGSPEQNSARGVSKFLNKRIGFRMEGLSDRFRYALFAGQGSNHRPPTLNDLFIQANTSSDSLRNAPLAAEYLNTSEINLEVALVDIPTIPILFALEAKGAYFKNNYDNKIGYKDLKGRFEEPPVPYNEANADINGFELSLAASAWGGKFRLQASAIRLNIENLTLFPNKPDHRYVVAADWNLDWLSVSFDHFREGERFVIGKGFSRLIEPRKNANLNVTVNRNIGSVHLSLSYTLRNLLSMKKKGQSSELDILFFNYYDEYRQILTLRARL, from the coding sequence TTGGTCAGAACGAAACTGATCCGGGCATTCTCAACCTTTGCCGCCCTTATGGTGACAACTGGTTTCGCCAGTGGAGCGGTGGAGGGTACAGTTCTGGATGGTGAGACTTCTAAGCCAATCGTGGGAGCCAACGTAGTGATTCTGGGTACTGATCAGGGAGGAACGACGGATGGGGAAGGGAGGTTCAAGATTGAATGGGAAGGTGTATACCCCGTGACCCTTCTAGTCTCACATATTGCCTATGATTCGAAAGAAATGGATATTCTATTTCCTGGATCAGTGACCGTTTCACTGGCGTCGAAAATCCTGAGAGGTGAGGAGGTTTTCGTAGTCGGAGAGAGAACCCGATCCCAAAGGGAAGTCTCAACGGCCATGGATGTTGTGGAAATTGAATCGATCGAAAGCCAGGGAGCGCGGGATGTGGGCTCCGCCCTCAGGAGAATTAGCTCTCTCTATGTGGATCAATCGAGTTCCGGCGCGCAGACGGTGAGTATTCGCGGGAGTAACGCCAACGAAGTGGCCGTTTATCTAGATGGAGTCAAAATCAACAGTGCAAATACGGGTGTGGCGGATCTTTCACAGATCGATCTCTATTCCATTGACCGAATCGAGGTGCTGAGAGGAGGAAATGCCTATCTATTTGGCCAGGGGAATCTCGGAGGGGTCTTGAATCTGTCATCCCACAGCCTGGCTGAAAACGATTTCTCTTTCGACTGGGGGGAGGGACTTTCTTTTGACGATGATCTGGATCTTTCTGTGGGCGGCTCCCGCGTCTTGGGACCTCTGGCATTTGGGGGGAGGTTTTCGGGGCGATATCGTGCCTACGAAGGCCGAACGCTCACGGCTTCCGGTTTTAGCAGTCTATTAGGGGATCTGGATTTTTCGAAAGGAAAAACAAGGGCAAGATGGTATCGGCTGCAAAATGCCCTCACCTATCCTTCGGGCAAAGTTGCATCCGGAGATCAACAAACGGTGGGAAGTGTCCATTACACCGGTAACATACTTGGCACCAGTGGCTGGGAGCTGTTCTCCGGGAATCGCAGCTGGTTTGAGGTGAACAATTTTTTTGTCAACATGAACCAGGAATTGGACGACAAAACCGTTTCTTACAGGATTGGCAAGTCCTTGCATCTCCGGATTCTGGAGGCCAGTTTTCAGATAGAGAGGGAAGATCAGACATTCACGGCAGACAGGACGTTCAGAAACCCTGACCGGAACACATACACGGACAGCGACAACGAACTGTCACGTCTGTCGGATGGATTAGTTCTCGCGACACGTTGGATGAATCAAAACGAAGAGGCCGCGCTTCTTCGCTTTCACGTGGAGGTAAGCGGCCGGTTCGACAGGATCGTGACCCATCGTCGGCAGCAGCAGGTGACCTCTTCTGCGTCCGGTGTTCGTGGCAGTCCCGAACAAAATTCCGCGCGGGGAGTTTCTAAGTTTCTCAACAAACGGATTGGCTTTCGGATGGAAGGTCTTAGCGACAGGTTTCGTTATGCTCTGTTTGCAGGGCAGGGAAGCAATCACAGGCCGCCCACTCTGAACGATCTCTTCATCCAGGCAAATACGAGTTCGGATTCACTGCGCAACGCCCCTCTAGCAGCGGAATACTTGAACACCTCCGAAATAAATCTTGAAGTTGCTCTGGTGGATATTCCAACAATTCCCATTCTGTTTGCGCTTGAAGCCAAGGGGGCCTATTTCAAAAACAACTATGATAACAAGATCGGCTACAAGGATCTGAAGGGGAGGTTCGAGGAACCCCCTGTGCCATATAATGAAGCTAATGCAGATATCAACGGATTTGAGCTTAGTCTTGCAGCATCAGCCTGGGGCGGAAAGTTTCGACTGCAGGCGAGTGCCATAAGGCTCAATATTGAAAATCTGACCCTGTTTCCCAATAAACCTGATCATCGATATGTGGTGGCCGCGGACTGGAATCTGGACTGGCTTTCAGTGAGCTTTGATCACTTCAGGGAAGGAGAGAGATTTGTCATCGGCAAAGGATTTTCACGCCTCATAGAACCGAGGAAGAATGCCAATCTCAATGTTACTGTGAACCGGAATATTGGGAGTGTGCATCTGAGCTTGTCTTATACGTTACGAAACCTGCTGTCAATGAAAAAAAAAGGCCAGAGCTCCGAACTGGACATTCTCTTCTTCAACTACTACGACGAATACAGGCAGATACTCACGCTGAGGGCTAGACTATGA